In Terriglobales bacterium, a single window of DNA contains:
- a CDS encoding sigma-54 dependent transcriptional regulator, protein MDSILLVEDKAELREMLATALARMRYEVTPAADLAAALQALRRRKFSLVLTDLKLPAGSGMEVLQASLAADPEIPVILMTAYGTVPQAVEAMKHGAYDFIQKPIDLDHLERLTRRAIERQQLLRENILLKEEHARRLGFPRILGESPAMQSAARELQRIAPADSTVLLLGESGTGKELFARALHQLSPRAAKPFVALNCAAIPETLIENELFGHEKGAFTGADTRRAGRFEAAHGGTIFLDEVGELPEAVQAKLLRVLEEKVIERLGGSGPLKVDVRIVAATNRDLEKATGFRRDLYFRLAVFPLRIPPLRERGDDVTLLAEAFLERSRRELRKPRLELAKDALAALRQYGWPGNVRELQNVLERAAILEEGEISAAALALPQPGAAKAAKAAAAAGSDRATLESVLRECKWNRTAAAERLGISTKTLLARLRAAGLD, encoded by the coding sequence ATGGACTCCATCCTGCTGGTCGAGGACAAGGCTGAGCTTCGCGAGATGCTCGCCACCGCGCTCGCCCGCATGCGGTACGAGGTCACGCCGGCGGCGGACCTGGCCGCGGCGCTGCAGGCCCTCCGGCGGCGCAAGTTCTCGCTCGTGCTCACCGACCTGAAGCTGCCGGCGGGGAGCGGGATGGAGGTGCTGCAGGCCTCGCTGGCAGCAGATCCCGAGATTCCGGTCATCCTGATGACGGCCTACGGCACGGTGCCGCAAGCGGTCGAGGCGATGAAGCACGGCGCGTATGACTTCATCCAAAAGCCGATCGACCTCGACCATCTCGAGCGGCTGACGCGGCGCGCCATCGAGCGGCAGCAACTGCTGCGTGAGAACATCCTGCTGAAAGAGGAGCACGCCCGGCGGCTCGGCTTCCCGCGCATCCTGGGGGAAAGCCCGGCGATGCAGAGCGCCGCGCGCGAGCTGCAGCGCATCGCGCCCGCGGACTCGACCGTGCTGCTGCTGGGCGAGAGCGGAACGGGCAAGGAGCTGTTCGCGCGGGCCCTGCACCAGCTCTCGCCGCGCGCTGCCAAGCCGTTCGTCGCGCTGAACTGCGCCGCCATCCCGGAGACGCTCATCGAGAACGAGCTGTTCGGGCATGAGAAGGGCGCATTCACGGGCGCCGACACCCGCCGCGCGGGCCGGTTCGAGGCCGCGCACGGCGGCACCATCTTTCTCGACGAAGTCGGCGAGTTGCCAGAGGCGGTGCAGGCCAAGCTGCTGCGCGTCCTGGAGGAGAAGGTCATCGAGCGGCTGGGCGGCTCGGGGCCGCTGAAAGTCGACGTCCGCATCGTGGCGGCGACCAACCGCGACCTGGAGAAGGCTACGGGCTTCCGTCGCGACCTTTATTTCCGCCTCGCCGTCTTCCCGCTGCGCATCCCGCCCCTGCGCGAGCGCGGCGACGATGTCACGCTGCTCGCGGAAGCGTTTCTCGAACGTTCACGTCGCGAATTGCGCAAGCCGCGGCTGGAGTTGGCGAAGGACGCGCTCGCGGCGCTACGCCAGTACGGCTGGCCGGGGAATGTCCGCGAGTTACAGAACGTGCTGGAGCGCGCGGCCATTCTGGAGGAGGGCGAGATCAGCGCCGCCGCCTTGGCGCTTCCGCAACCGGGCGCCGCTAAGGCGGCGAAAGCAGCGGCGGCAGCCGGAAGCGACCGCGCCACGCTGGAGTCAGTGTTGCGCGAGTGCAAGTGGAACCGCACGGCGGCTGCCGAGCGCCTCGGCATCTCCACCAAGACCCTGCTGGCGCGGCTGCGCGCCGCGGGCCTCGACTAA
- a CDS encoding DUF1569 domain-containing protein: MHPTVDSTWKMIADATAGMDPAALARHPEGKWCAAEIVEHLLITYTATTKGLRKAIVAGKPLGSRPTLKNRLFQFVVLDVGYFPTGRQAPAMTIPKGLQADQVVRAVEQALPEMDAAITECEQKYGSGVKIADHPVLGPLTARQWRQFHFVHARHHMKQVTRLRA, encoded by the coding sequence ATGCATCCGACCGTAGACAGCACCTGGAAGATGATCGCTGATGCGACCGCCGGCATGGACCCTGCGGCGCTCGCGCGCCATCCGGAAGGGAAGTGGTGCGCCGCCGAGATCGTGGAGCACCTGCTGATCACCTACACCGCGACCACCAAGGGCTTGCGGAAGGCGATTGTCGCCGGCAAGCCGCTCGGCAGCAGGCCGACGCTGAAGAACAGGCTCTTCCAGTTCGTAGTGCTCGACGTCGGCTACTTCCCGACGGGCCGCCAGGCGCCCGCGATGACTATTCCGAAGGGCCTTCAGGCGGACCAGGTGGTCCGCGCCGTCGAGCAGGCGCTGCCCGAGATGGACGCGGCCATCACCGAGTGCGAGCAGAAGTATGGCAGCGGCGTGAAGATCGCCGACCATCCGGTGCTGGGCCCGCTCACGGCCCGCCAGTGGCGGCAGTTCCACTTCGTCCACGCGCGACACCACATGAAGCAGGTCACGCGCTTGCGCGCTTAG
- a CDS encoding tetratricopeptide repeat protein, translated as MASRTAMCAAWVLLAAVVCAGQVEPTAPGRGQAPGNQAPPRSDRPQSAPGESSSKDQPDDLGPPPVDYDPGGVNEFKKYDPHRADKDIEVGDYYAKQGNHRGALMRYQDALEYKPNDPTAIFRLATTYEKVKKPREAARFVVLYLRVAPDGQYYEEAQKLQERLRPMIQEQADTPEKKRAFALVDEGTLLLGKNDFRGAIARLQAALEADPWNEDATFFLADAYEKNGLLDEASATYRAYLRLDPSGVFADAAKIALQHLPQLRGEGIPAKPELPTSLPSENPR; from the coding sequence ATGGCTTCCCGGACTGCGATGTGTGCGGCATGGGTGTTGCTCGCGGCGGTCGTGTGCGCCGGGCAGGTGGAGCCGACCGCTCCCGGCCGCGGGCAGGCGCCGGGGAACCAGGCGCCGCCGCGCTCCGACCGCCCGCAGAGCGCGCCGGGAGAAAGCTCCAGCAAGGACCAGCCCGATGACTTGGGGCCGCCGCCCGTCGACTACGACCCCGGGGGCGTCAACGAGTTCAAGAAGTACGACCCGCATCGTGCCGACAAGGACATCGAGGTCGGCGACTACTACGCCAAGCAGGGCAATCACCGCGGCGCGCTCATGCGCTATCAGGACGCGCTCGAGTACAAGCCCAACGACCCGACCGCCATCTTCCGGCTCGCCACCACCTACGAGAAGGTGAAGAAGCCGCGCGAGGCCGCGCGCTTCGTCGTCCTGTACCTGCGCGTCGCGCCCGACGGCCAGTACTACGAGGAAGCGCAGAAGCTGCAGGAGCGGCTGCGTCCCATGATCCAGGAGCAGGCCGACACGCCGGAGAAGAAGCGGGCCTTCGCCCTGGTGGATGAGGGCACGCTGTTGCTGGGGAAGAATGACTTCCGCGGCGCCATTGCGAGGCTCCAGGCTGCGCTCGAGGCCGATCCCTGGAACGAGGATGCCACCTTCTTCCTCGCCGACGCCTATGAGAAGAACGGCCTGCTCGACGAAGCCAGCGCGACCTATCGCGCCTACCTGCGGCTCGACCCCAGCGGCGTCTTCGCCGACGCCGCCAAGATCGCGCTCCAGCACCTGCCGCAGCTTCGCGGCGAGGGCATTCCGGCAAAGCCCGAGCTGCCTACTTCTCTACCTTCAGAAAATCCCCGGTAG
- a CDS encoding OmpA family protein — MKRALFAALITAGLLVSTGCATKNYVRKETAPIINKVNELDDLTSQNTRDIRDLDTRATQGIQTAQSKADSADQKALAAGKTADEANVLATQASTRVETLHNTVANLDNYKPVVETSVHFGFDQANLTAKAKEALDQLAQEIPNQKHYILVVEGGTDSVGDANYNYQLSERRAAAVIQYLAEEHSIPAHKIYVIGLGKDKKVASNASASGRAKNRRVDVRLMTNTQEPAQSAAAEPQS; from the coding sequence ATGAAACGAGCACTGTTCGCAGCTCTCATCACCGCCGGCCTGCTGGTCTCGACCGGCTGCGCCACCAAGAATTACGTCCGCAAAGAGACCGCGCCCATCATCAACAAAGTGAATGAGCTCGACGATCTGACCTCGCAGAACACGCGCGACATCCGCGACCTCGACACGCGCGCGACCCAGGGCATCCAGACGGCGCAGTCGAAGGCGGACTCGGCCGACCAGAAGGCGCTGGCAGCGGGCAAGACCGCGGATGAAGCCAACGTGCTCGCGACCCAGGCCTCGACCCGGGTCGAGACTCTGCACAACACGGTCGCCAACCTCGACAACTACAAGCCGGTGGTCGAGACGTCGGTGCACTTCGGCTTCGATCAGGCCAACCTGACCGCGAAGGCGAAGGAAGCGCTCGACCAGCTCGCGCAGGAGATCCCCAACCAGAAGCACTACATCCTGGTCGTCGAAGGCGGCACCGACTCGGTCGGCGACGCCAATTACAACTACCAGCTCAGCGAGCGCCGTGCCGCGGCCGTGATCCAGTACCTGGCCGAGGAGCACAGCATCCCCGCGCACAAGATCTACGTGATCGGATTGGGTAAGGACAAGAAGGTGGCGTCGAACGCCAGCGCGTCGGGCCGTGCGAAGAACCGTCGCGTGGACGTGCGCCTGATGACGAACACCCAGGAGCCGGCGCAGTCGGCTGCCGCCGAACCGCAGTCGTAA
- the uvrC gene encoding excinuclease ABC subunit UvrC, whose translation MDLQAKIRTLPASPGVYLYKNAEGQVIYVGKANSLRARVRSYFVGEAPLDAKTGSLLREAVDVEYIVVDNEMEALALENNLIKQKQPRFNILLRDDKTYPYIKLTRERFPRVYVTRRLKKDGAAYYGPYFPANLAYRITDLIHRNFLVPSCTVDLTRYHARPCLQYYIKRCLGPCVRDLTTPEQYEQAVHDVRLFLEGRTGDLSKSLRARMDQAAEQQEYERAAKLRDLVSTVEQVTEKQRIAAAEGDDTDVFGYHFENDMLAVNLFHMRTGRVLDRRDLFWEDLPEIGMAPPAEADDRQSATEDAFSAATFFSALLKQVYIDQQYVPRQILVPVDFEDRPALETLLSRKSGHRVEILVPQRGEKRSLLDLVGKNAKQSYDQRFRVLKPQQRAIQEALQDALQMPELPTRIECFDISHIQGAETVASMVVWEDGKMKKSDYRKFIIRGVTGVDDFASMREVVERRYKRLLAEKAPFPSLVLIDGGVGQLHSAALALEGLGIINQPLAAIAKREEIIYVHGLEDEPVKLDRHSPILHLVQLIRDEAHRFAVTFHRKRRQMRDRASDLLEVPGIGATTRRRLLEHFGSERAVKLADLNALSAVVTRKQAERIREHFDKLR comes from the coding sequence ATGGACCTGCAGGCCAAAATCCGGACGCTTCCCGCCTCCCCCGGCGTGTACCTCTACAAGAACGCCGAGGGACAGGTGATCTACGTGGGCAAGGCGAACAGCCTGCGGGCCCGGGTGCGGTCGTACTTCGTCGGCGAGGCGCCGCTCGACGCTAAGACGGGCTCGTTGCTGCGCGAGGCGGTCGACGTGGAGTACATCGTCGTCGACAACGAGATGGAGGCGCTGGCGCTCGAGAACAATCTCATCAAGCAGAAGCAGCCTCGCTTCAACATCCTGCTGCGCGACGACAAGACCTACCCCTATATCAAGCTGACCCGGGAGCGCTTCCCGCGCGTGTATGTGACGCGGCGGCTGAAGAAGGACGGCGCCGCGTACTACGGCCCCTACTTCCCTGCGAACCTCGCCTACCGCATCACCGACCTCATCCACCGGAACTTTCTCGTGCCCTCGTGCACGGTAGACCTCACGCGCTATCACGCGCGGCCGTGCCTGCAGTACTACATCAAGCGCTGCCTGGGACCGTGCGTGCGCGACCTGACCACGCCTGAGCAGTACGAGCAGGCGGTGCACGATGTGCGGCTGTTCCTGGAAGGCCGGACGGGCGACCTGTCGAAGTCGTTGCGCGCGCGCATGGACCAGGCGGCGGAGCAGCAGGAGTACGAGCGCGCCGCCAAGTTGCGCGACCTGGTGTCGACGGTCGAGCAGGTGACCGAGAAGCAGCGCATCGCGGCCGCCGAGGGCGACGACACCGACGTCTTCGGCTATCACTTCGAGAACGACATGCTGGCGGTCAATCTGTTCCACATGCGCACCGGCCGCGTGCTCGACCGCCGGGATCTCTTCTGGGAAGACCTGCCGGAGATCGGCATGGCACCTCCCGCCGAGGCCGACGACCGGCAGTCGGCCACCGAGGACGCTTTTTCCGCCGCAACGTTCTTCTCCGCCCTGCTCAAGCAGGTTTACATCGACCAGCAGTACGTCCCGCGGCAGATCCTGGTGCCGGTAGACTTCGAAGACCGCCCGGCGCTGGAGACATTGTTGAGCCGGAAGTCCGGCCATCGCGTGGAGATCCTGGTGCCACAGCGCGGGGAGAAGCGCTCGCTGCTCGACCTGGTCGGCAAGAACGCCAAGCAGTCCTACGACCAGCGCTTCCGCGTGCTGAAGCCGCAGCAACGCGCCATCCAGGAAGCCTTGCAGGACGCGCTGCAGATGCCGGAGCTGCCCACGCGCATCGAGTGCTTCGACATCTCGCACATCCAGGGCGCCGAGACGGTGGCGTCGATGGTGGTGTGGGAAGACGGCAAGATGAAGAAGTCCGACTACCGCAAGTTCATCATCCGCGGCGTGACCGGTGTTGACGACTTCGCCTCGATGCGCGAGGTGGTGGAGCGCCGTTATAAGCGCCTGCTGGCCGAGAAGGCGCCGTTCCCCTCGCTGGTGCTGATCGACGGCGGCGTGGGACAACTGCACTCAGCGGCGCTGGCGCTTGAAGGGCTGGGCATCATCAACCAGCCGCTCGCCGCGATCGCGAAGCGCGAGGAGATCATCTACGTCCACGGGCTGGAGGACGAGCCGGTGAAGCTCGACCGCCACTCGCCCATCCTGCACCTGGTGCAGCTCATCCGCGACGAGGCGCACCGCTTCGCGGTCACGTTCCACCGCAAGCGCCGCCAGATGCGCGACCGCGCCAGCGACCTGCTGGAGGTCCCGGGCATCGGCGCGACCACGCGCCGCCGCCTGCTCGAGCACTTCGGCTCGGAGCGCGCGGTGAAGCTGGCGGACCTCAACGCGCTCTCCGCCGTCGTCACGCGCAAGCAGGCCGAGCGCATCCGCGAGCACTTCGACAAGCTCCGCTAA
- a CDS encoding BadF/BadG/BcrA/BcrD ATPase family protein, which produces MPHYLGVDAGGSKTECAVGDDHAILGRSTATSCKVQKVGEEAARTALQQGIREACKNAGVSPREITHSCIGIAGASDARTALIVHRIMRDTVGGEVDVIGDNVIALEAAFRTGPGVISIAGTGSIVFGRNERGDTARAGGWGPVISDEGSAEWIGRQAAAAAVRAVDTGQNTALTKAVLEAWHVATREDIVRLSNAYPHPDFAGLYPNVLHAALDGDSLARDLLMRAGTELAGLTKIVIRKLWPGRHAVRVCVAGGVFTTSAVVRQVYGNSLRAERPDIAVSFGHVHPVAGALAIARRAGGRESQPAQAGS; this is translated from the coding sequence ATGCCCCATTATCTCGGGGTCGACGCCGGCGGCAGCAAGACGGAATGCGCCGTGGGCGACGACCACGCCATCCTTGGCCGCTCGACCGCCACGAGCTGCAAGGTGCAGAAAGTCGGAGAAGAGGCTGCCCGAACGGCCCTGCAGCAGGGCATACGCGAAGCTTGCAAGAATGCCGGCGTCTCCCCGCGGGAGATCACGCACAGCTGCATCGGCATTGCCGGCGCCTCCGACGCGCGCACCGCGCTCATCGTTCATCGCATCATGCGCGACACCGTTGGCGGCGAGGTCGATGTCATCGGCGACAACGTGATCGCGCTGGAAGCGGCTTTCCGCACCGGCCCGGGCGTGATCTCCATCGCGGGCACCGGGTCCATCGTCTTCGGCCGCAATGAACGGGGCGACACCGCGCGCGCCGGCGGATGGGGGCCGGTGATCTCCGACGAAGGTTCCGCGGAGTGGATCGGGCGGCAGGCCGCGGCCGCGGCCGTGCGCGCCGTCGATACCGGCCAGAACACCGCGCTCACCAAGGCGGTCCTTGAAGCCTGGCACGTCGCGACGCGCGAAGACATCGTCCGGCTGTCCAACGCCTACCCGCACCCCGACTTCGCCGGCCTGTATCCCAACGTGCTGCACGCGGCGCTCGACGGCGATTCGCTGGCGCGCGACCTGCTGATGCGTGCCGGGACCGAGCTCGCGGGGCTCACCAAGATCGTCATCCGCAAGCTCTGGCCGGGCCGCCACGCGGTGCGCGTCTGCGTTGCGGGCGGCGTGTTCACCACCTCTGCAGTCGTGCGGCAGGTGTACGGGAACTCGCTGCGGGCCGAGCGCCCCGACATCGCGGTCAGCTTCGGGCACGTGCATCCGGTGGCAGGCGCGCTCGCCATCGCGCGCCGCGCGGGCGGCAGGGAATCGCAGCCGGCGCAAGCCGGTTCCTGA
- a CDS encoding sodium:solute symporter, whose product MIAAYLAGITLFGLRFRKRQRSLRDYFLADRAVPWWAIALSIVAAETSTLTVISVPGLAYQKDFGFLQLVLGYLVGRVVISVVLIPQYFRGELFTAYQLIDRRFGPLLHKFTAGLFLLTRAAAEGVRVFAVSIVVGIAIGTGDVWSIAIILALTFIYTLEGGMAAVIWTDVVQMAIYLAGTLVGVFTILHLVPGGWSQVVELAGAAGKFHVFDFRWTFATPYTFWAGLIGGTFLTTASHGTDQLIVQRLLAARSERDSKTALISSGLFVLVQFGLFLLVGAMLFVFYELFPPAMAFERPDRIYPTFIVTQMPHVISGLLIAAILAAAMSNLSAALNSLSSSTIVDFYLRLRPQADERRRMAVSRAATVFWALVLFALALLSRGGGHVVEVGLSIASVAYGALLGVFLLGVLTKQANERGTMVGMAVGFATSLYVWRATAIPFTWYVVIGSAVTFAVGYIASFAFRDAKGPAVG is encoded by the coding sequence GTGATCGCCGCGTATCTCGCGGGCATCACGTTGTTTGGCCTGCGCTTTCGCAAGCGGCAGCGCTCGCTGCGCGACTACTTCCTCGCCGACCGCGCCGTGCCGTGGTGGGCCATCGCGCTCTCCATCGTCGCCGCCGAGACCAGCACCCTCACCGTCATCAGCGTCCCCGGGCTCGCGTATCAGAAGGATTTCGGTTTCCTGCAGCTCGTGCTCGGCTACCTGGTCGGCCGAGTCGTCATCAGCGTGGTCCTCATCCCGCAGTACTTCCGCGGCGAGCTGTTCACCGCGTACCAGCTCATCGACCGGCGCTTCGGGCCGCTGCTGCACAAGTTCACCGCCGGCCTGTTCCTGCTCACGCGCGCCGCGGCGGAGGGCGTGCGCGTGTTCGCCGTGTCCATCGTCGTGGGAATCGCCATCGGCACCGGCGACGTCTGGTCCATTGCCATCATTCTCGCGCTCACGTTCATTTACACCCTCGAGGGCGGGATGGCGGCGGTCATCTGGACCGACGTCGTGCAGATGGCCATCTACCTCGCTGGGACGCTCGTCGGCGTCTTCACCATCCTGCACCTGGTGCCGGGCGGCTGGAGCCAGGTCGTCGAGCTCGCGGGCGCCGCCGGCAAGTTCCACGTCTTCGATTTCCGCTGGACCTTCGCTACGCCCTACACGTTCTGGGCGGGCCTGATCGGCGGCACCTTCCTGACGACTGCGAGCCACGGCACCGACCAGCTCATTGTGCAGCGGTTGCTCGCCGCGCGCAGCGAGCGCGACTCGAAGACCGCGCTCATCTCCAGCGGCCTCTTCGTCCTGGTGCAGTTCGGCCTGTTCCTGCTGGTAGGGGCGATGCTGTTCGTCTTCTACGAGCTGTTCCCGCCGGCGATGGCGTTCGAGCGCCCGGACCGCATCTACCCCACGTTCATCGTGACGCAGATGCCGCACGTCATCTCCGGCTTGCTGATCGCAGCCATCCTGGCGGCGGCGATGAGCAACCTCAGCGCCGCGCTGAATTCGCTGTCGTCCTCGACCATCGTGGACTTCTACCTGCGCCTGCGGCCGCAAGCCGACGAGCGCCGCCGCATGGCGGTATCGCGCGCGGCGACGGTCTTCTGGGCGCTGGTGCTGTTCGCGCTCGCGCTGCTCTCCCGCGGCGGCGGACACGTGGTCGAGGTCGGTCTCTCCATCGCCTCGGTCGCGTACGGCGCCCTGCTGGGCGTGTTCCTGCTCGGCGTCCTGACGAAGCAGGCGAATGAGCGCGGCACGATGGTCGGCATGGCGGTGGGTTTCGCGACTTCCCTGTACGTCTGGCGGGCGACCGCCATTCCCTTCACCTGGTACGTGGTGATCGGTTCGGCGGTGACGTTCGCCGTCGGGTATATTGCCAGCTTCGCGTTCCGCGATGCGAAAGGACCTGCCGTTGGCTGA